A DNA window from Streptomyces parvus contains the following coding sequences:
- a CDS encoding DUF6615 family protein — MKHIHHVIENLMAGRPEACHLAKALAKQARATHRRMARARAVGFEAYETTLTDLLLTELAHVDPRFWRVVRFKPHEERANGADWEWWIQRSDSSWVRLWIQAKRLYHPGERYEELKRKVRRGSDGRIWQSRLLVEAARREGRNGEVPPVPLYAFYNCLQGKRAESWPCTRLAPCQQQPLLGITIAPAQQIDELVVKGKNSYCDVLAESKPLSCLVHCPTARSGHHQESYASTLLMGMGALHSNDVLSSTPSLPGRIEEALEADDEVVADESDPRIALITGHAALPGARMDEVPQGLADLRERFDLRALERQGWRETT, encoded by the coding sequence GTGAAGCACATCCACCACGTGATCGAGAACTTGATGGCTGGGCGGCCGGAGGCATGCCACTTGGCGAAGGCTCTGGCCAAGCAGGCTCGTGCCACGCACCGCCGCATGGCGAGAGCACGTGCCGTTGGGTTCGAGGCGTACGAGACGACCCTCACCGACCTGCTTCTGACGGAGCTTGCGCATGTGGACCCGCGTTTCTGGCGGGTCGTTAGATTTAAGCCGCACGAGGAACGAGCGAACGGCGCCGACTGGGAGTGGTGGATCCAGCGGAGCGACTCATCGTGGGTGCGTCTCTGGATTCAGGCCAAGCGCCTCTACCACCCTGGTGAGCGCTACGAGGAGCTCAAACGCAAAGTCCGGAGAGGATCAGACGGCAGGATCTGGCAGAGTCGGTTGCTGGTCGAGGCCGCGCGACGGGAAGGCCGGAACGGTGAGGTCCCGCCGGTCCCGTTGTACGCCTTCTACAACTGCCTGCAGGGTAAAAGGGCTGAGTCATGGCCGTGTACGAGACTTGCGCCCTGTCAACAGCAGCCCCTTCTCGGCATCACGATCGCCCCCGCCCAGCAGATCGACGAGTTGGTCGTGAAGGGTAAGAACAGCTACTGCGACGTACTGGCCGAGAGTAAGCCGCTGTCGTGCCTGGTGCACTGCCCGACAGCGCGGTCGGGGCATCATCAGGAGTCATACGCCTCGACGCTGCTGATGGGCATGGGAGCGCTGCACAGCAACGACGTCCTCTCTTCGACTCCGTCCCTGCCTGGTCGCATTGAAGAAGCGCTTGAGGCGGACGACGAGGTGGTCGCCGACGAGTCGGACCCTCGGATCGCTCTCATCACGGGTCACGCGGCGCTCCCCGGTGCCCGCATGGATGAAGTGCCACAGGGGTTGGCCGACCTGCGGGAGCGGTTCGACCTACGGGCACTGGAGCGGCAGGGGTGGCGGGAAACGACGTGA
- a CDS encoding DNA-binding protein, whose translation MNAVVRAGSLGDDTDTVVVPARIHGRILFVPVPRRVVLASGIAGLAATAMPAATPAAATELADMGSPFEHFAQLRRVMIQTDNLIGPRHVLPALQQHLVSLATRRRAARGTDAIELLALETRYEELAGWFAQDIGDERTAHGHTAKALDASHITGDTDLTAYILGRKAQLAVDTGHPADALGLAAAARRTARPGSRLEVIAVLHEAHARAVLGEGSEAHRAYDTALALLGRAGSDGVWGSWLDAAYISTARARSLAALGEYEQAAAGFDSALAVLPSAYRRDRGVYLARAARAHAGTGNVTLAARIGGQAVGIAAETGSARIFGQLDRLDQALAPVTGEDGVAEFRASLDRIVLHPA comes from the coding sequence ATGAACGCGGTCGTGCGGGCAGGCTCGCTTGGAGACGACACGGACACGGTCGTCGTCCCCGCCCGCATCCACGGAAGGATCCTCTTCGTGCCCGTGCCCCGCCGCGTTGTTCTCGCATCAGGGATCGCCGGCCTGGCTGCGACAGCCATGCCGGCCGCGACGCCGGCGGCTGCCACCGAACTCGCCGACATGGGGTCTCCCTTCGAGCACTTCGCGCAACTCCGCCGGGTCATGATCCAGACCGACAACCTCATCGGCCCCCGGCACGTGTTGCCCGCCCTGCAACAACACCTCGTATCCCTTGCCACGAGACGCCGAGCCGCTCGTGGCACCGACGCCATCGAGCTTCTCGCCCTGGAGACGCGATACGAAGAGCTGGCAGGCTGGTTCGCCCAGGACATCGGCGACGAGCGCACCGCCCACGGCCACACCGCGAAGGCACTGGACGCTTCCCACATCACCGGCGACACCGATCTCACCGCGTACATCCTCGGCCGTAAGGCACAGCTGGCTGTCGACACCGGTCATCCTGCCGACGCTCTCGGCCTCGCCGCAGCCGCCCGACGCACCGCCCGACCCGGGAGCCGCCTCGAAGTCATCGCCGTTCTGCACGAGGCCCACGCGCGTGCCGTACTCGGTGAAGGCAGCGAAGCCCACAGGGCATACGACACCGCGCTTGCTCTCCTCGGGCGCGCGGGCTCCGACGGTGTCTGGGGTTCCTGGCTCGATGCGGCGTACATCAGCACCGCCCGAGCTCGCTCCCTCGCCGCACTCGGCGAGTATGAGCAGGCCGCGGCAGGCTTTGACAGCGCCCTCGCAGTGCTCCCGTCCGCATATCGCCGGGACCGCGGTGTCTACCTAGCTCGCGCTGCACGTGCCCATGCGGGCACAGGCAATGTGACCCTCGCTGCCCGAATCGGTGGGCAGGCCGTCGGGATCGCCGCCGAGACCGGATCTGCCCGCATCTTCGGACAGCTCGACCGGCTCGACCAGGCACTGGCCCCCGTAACCGGCGAGGACGGCGTCGCCGAGTTCCGCGCCTCACTCGACCGCATCGTTCTGCATCCCGCCTGA
- a CDS encoding DUF5999 family protein gives MCAHNPPCPTAMAPDREAARPVAHRSEQGWSLLCNGVLVFEDTGELLPDGRIVAPHRPLALTVGSAA, from the coding sequence ATGTGCGCGCACAACCCGCCGTGCCCCACGGCCATGGCTCCCGACAGGGAGGCCGCGCGACCCGTCGCGCACCGCTCTGAGCAGGGCTGGAGCCTGCTGTGCAACGGAGTGCTGGTCTTCGAGGACACCGGAGAACTCCTCCCCGACGGCCGTATCGTCGCCCCCCACCGGCCGCTCGCGCTCACGGTTGGAAGCGCGGCATGA
- a CDS encoding FxLD family lanthipeptide, with amino-acid sequence MTRIVTKSTTQVQEPTAGGQSDGFDLNVSLLEVSDAAGLTVLTDDGCGSSCGACVTFTD; translated from the coding sequence ATGACGCGAATCGTCACCAAGAGCACCACCCAGGTCCAGGAGCCGACGGCCGGCGGCCAGTCGGACGGGTTCGACCTGAACGTCTCCCTCCTGGAGGTGTCCGATGCGGCCGGGCTGACCGTTCTGACCGACGACGGGTGCGGCAGCTCCTGCGGTGCCTGCGTCACCTTCACCGACTGA
- a CDS encoding lantibiotic dehydratase, which yields MTQLPLPDFDDRSFRAEELEEITTGRLAWLRSIWHDPGIAQALRHASPVLAAEVEVLESAHSPSTREVRRVGVSVARYLLRALHRPTPFGLFAGVTTATFDAEPHSRWGQNHVVVARAGAEWVGRLIEQLERSGELLPLLSVVVNSTTFERDGSLVVPYQDDGPTGQRRAVEASVELSAPVRHILRAADAPIRIGELAEKLMAEFPAVAPERVKRLLAGLVRQRVLITNLHAPATETDALGHLVTQLDGVRAEDIRLLAPAVRELRAVHAGLEQCGTTEGRDAVATRMRDLVPGLRRHPLALDLCLDATVVLPDLVAREVERAATILTRLCARPYGTEPWNEYHQRFYERFGVGTMVPLMEVVADSGVGYPDGYPGRPTGEGRRRLSPRDDVLLRLAQAAALDGRDEVVLTDETVAALDRGPQEPRIPCHLEVGVRLHAATLAEIRRGRFTVELTSVSRGAGVTAGRFLSVLPATQRDCLRAELADLPTADEGTVAAQLSFPALLPDTAHVTRTPRVLPLVISLQEHRAPDATVLSPADLALACDGRRMYLAAPDRGLRVEAVGMHALNLAEHTPPLARLITEVSRAQNAQVTRFDWGAAAAMPFLPRLRYGRIVLVAARWRLEAGDLPNRHRPGADWDAALSGWRERRRLPQHVLLVQDDRRLPLDLDEPGHRSLLRQHLDRAGTALLTEAAPPGADGWSGGRAHEIAVPLKAVRPPAWPALPTPTTARTLSPAQIQTPATSSVLLVALYGDPRRQDALLTRHVPDLMRRLGSPRWWYVRFRDPQQHLRLRIALPDPEDFADTTHTVSAWADELRTAGLLADLRYPTSYRETGRWGSGPAWDAAEAVFRADSLATVAQLAQPVRPAQRTLVAAHFFAIASALLGSPDAGARWLIDHIEPTAPNPVPRSQFADAVRLADPRGDWAALRSAPGGAAIVDAWAERTAALAAYGPHLSGPHADGIAVDGVLTSLLHVHFVRHVAVDFPEEEVCLYLARAAALAFTARARRRP from the coding sequence ATGACCCAGCTTCCCCTACCCGACTTCGACGACCGGTCCTTCCGAGCCGAGGAGTTGGAGGAGATCACCACCGGACGCCTCGCCTGGCTTCGCAGCATCTGGCACGACCCGGGCATCGCACAGGCCCTCCGCCATGCCAGCCCGGTTCTCGCCGCCGAGGTCGAGGTCCTGGAGAGTGCTCACTCCCCTTCTACCCGCGAAGTCCGCCGCGTTGGAGTGTCGGTGGCGCGCTACCTCCTGCGCGCGCTGCACCGGCCCACACCGTTCGGACTGTTCGCCGGAGTCACCACGGCCACCTTCGACGCCGAGCCCCACTCCCGCTGGGGCCAGAACCACGTGGTCGTGGCCCGCGCCGGTGCGGAGTGGGTGGGGAGGCTGATCGAGCAGTTAGAAAGGAGCGGAGAGCTGCTGCCGCTCCTGTCGGTCGTCGTCAACAGCACCACCTTCGAGCGCGACGGCAGTCTCGTCGTCCCCTACCAGGACGACGGGCCGACCGGTCAGCGGCGAGCGGTCGAGGCGTCCGTCGAGCTGTCGGCGCCGGTCCGGCATATCCTCCGCGCGGCTGACGCGCCGATCCGGATCGGGGAACTCGCCGAGAAGCTGATGGCCGAGTTCCCGGCCGTGGCCCCGGAGCGCGTCAAGCGGCTCCTCGCGGGCCTGGTGCGGCAGCGCGTGCTGATCACCAACCTCCACGCGCCGGCGACCGAGACCGACGCGCTCGGTCACCTCGTCACCCAGCTCGACGGGGTCCGTGCCGAGGACATTCGTCTCCTGGCACCCGCCGTCCGGGAGCTGCGCGCCGTCCACGCCGGGCTGGAGCAGTGCGGCACCACAGAGGGCCGGGACGCCGTAGCGACCCGGATGCGCGATCTGGTGCCGGGCCTCCGGCGTCACCCGCTCGCCCTGGACCTGTGCCTGGACGCCACCGTGGTGCTCCCCGATCTGGTCGCCCGCGAGGTCGAGCGCGCCGCCACGATCCTCACCCGTCTCTGCGCCCGCCCGTACGGTACCGAGCCGTGGAACGAGTACCACCAGCGGTTCTACGAGCGGTTCGGCGTCGGCACCATGGTGCCGCTTATGGAAGTTGTCGCTGACAGCGGCGTCGGCTACCCGGACGGGTACCCGGGCAGGCCGACCGGCGAAGGCCGCCGGCGCCTGTCGCCGCGGGACGACGTGCTGCTCCGCCTCGCCCAGGCCGCGGCGCTCGACGGCCGCGACGAGGTCGTGCTGACCGACGAGACCGTGGCCGCCCTGGACCGAGGCCCGCAGGAGCCGCGGATACCGTGCCACCTGGAGGTGGGCGTGCGGCTGCACGCGGCCACCCTCGCCGAAATCCGCCGTGGGCGGTTCACCGTGGAGTTGACCAGCGTGTCACGCGGAGCCGGGGTTACCGCCGGACGCTTCCTCAGCGTCCTCCCGGCCACACAACGCGATTGCCTGCGGGCGGAGTTGGCTGACCTACCCACGGCTGACGAGGGCACGGTGGCGGCGCAGCTTTCCTTCCCCGCGCTGCTGCCCGACACCGCCCACGTCACCCGAACCCCGCGCGTGCTGCCGTTGGTGATCAGCCTGCAAGAGCACCGAGCCCCCGACGCCACAGTGCTCTCGCCGGCGGATCTGGCGCTGGCGTGCGACGGCCGCCGGATGTACCTGGCGGCTCCGGACCGCGGGCTGCGCGTCGAGGCCGTCGGCATGCATGCGCTGAACCTTGCCGAGCACACCCCGCCCTTGGCGCGGCTGATCACCGAGGTGTCCCGGGCGCAGAACGCCCAGGTCACCAGGTTCGACTGGGGCGCCGCCGCAGCGATGCCGTTCCTCCCCCGCCTGCGGTACGGCCGCATCGTGCTGGTCGCGGCCCGCTGGAGGCTGGAGGCCGGTGACCTCCCCAACCGCCATCGTCCGGGGGCGGACTGGGACGCGGCGCTGTCCGGCTGGCGGGAGCGCCGCCGCCTGCCGCAGCACGTGCTCCTCGTCCAGGACGACCGGCGACTGCCGCTCGACCTCGATGAGCCCGGCCACCGGAGCCTGCTGCGCCAACACCTCGACCGCGCCGGTACGGCGCTGCTGACGGAAGCCGCTCCTCCTGGGGCGGACGGCTGGAGCGGGGGCCGGGCCCACGAGATCGCGGTACCCCTCAAAGCGGTCCGTCCTCCGGCCTGGCCTGCGCTGCCCACGCCGACCACCGCCCGCACGCTCTCCCCAGCCCAGATCCAGACCCCGGCCACCTCCTCGGTGCTCCTCGTAGCCCTGTACGGCGACCCGCGGCGTCAAGACGCCCTGCTGACTCGGCACGTGCCCGACCTGATGCGGCGCCTCGGCTCTCCTCGCTGGTGGTACGTCCGATTCCGCGACCCCCAGCAGCACCTTCGCCTGCGGATCGCACTGCCGGACCCGGAGGACTTCGCCGACACCACCCACACGGTCAGCGCCTGGGCCGACGAGCTGCGGACCGCTGGGCTGCTGGCGGACCTGCGCTACCCCACCTCCTACCGTGAGACGGGCCGGTGGGGCTCCGGACCGGCATGGGACGCGGCCGAGGCCGTGTTCCGCGCGGACTCCCTGGCCACGGTGGCGCAGCTCGCCCAGCCCGTCCGGCCCGCGCAGCGCACGCTCGTGGCCGCGCACTTCTTCGCCATCGCCTCCGCCCTCCTCGGCAGCCCGGACGCCGGCGCGCGCTGGCTGATCGACCACATCGAGCCGACCGCGCCGAACCCGGTACCCCGCTCGCAGTTCGCCGACGCCGTGCGGCTGGCAGACCCGCGCGGTGACTGGGCGGCCCTGCGGTCAGCGCCCGGCGGCGCCGCGATCGTGGACGCCTGGGCCGAGCGCACCGCTGCGCTCGCCGCGTACGGGCCGCACCTGTCTGGCCCGCACGCCGACGGCATCGCCGTGGACGGCGTACTGACCTCCCTGCTGCACGTCCACTTCGTGCGGCATGTCGCGGTGGACTTCCCCGAGGAAGAGGTCTGCCTGTACCTGGCCCGCGCCGCCGCCCTGGCCTTCACCGCCCGCGCCAGGAGGCGACCGTGA
- a CDS encoding transposase family protein, which yields MFISGKNRQNAVKTMVLTDQNGQVLFCSPTGPGSCADITHSLRLGLVQLLADGPVVQFLVDAGYQGLGAQTGGRVGTPPHRKFKKNAPDWYEERHER from the coding sequence GTGTTCATCTCCGGCAAGAACAGGCAGAACGCCGTCAAGACCATGGTCCTCACAGACCAAAATGGGCAGGTGCTGTTCTGCAGCCCGACCGGGCCGGGCAGCTGCGCGGACATCACCCACTCCCTCCGGTTGGGCCTGGTCCAGCTCCTGGCCGACGGACCCGTGGTCCAATTCCTTGTCGATGCCGGCTACCAGGGCCTCGGCGCCCAGACCGGCGGACGCGTGGGCACCCCACCGCACCGCAAGTTCAAGAAGAACGCCCCGGACTGGTACGAGGAAAGGCACGAGCGATAG
- a CDS encoding DUF6302 family protein, translating into MQWSSHPDPCFVVEWGERPLTIEGDRTATTLGRFYGYSEAAIAAFMGRCHKSPSSAVPEPCSPTAP; encoded by the coding sequence GTGCAGTGGTCGTCTCACCCGGATCCCTGCTTCGTTGTCGAGTGGGGAGAGAGACCACTCACGATCGAGGGCGACCGCACTGCCACCACCCTGGGGCGCTTCTACGGCTACAGCGAAGCAGCCATAGCGGCCTTCATGGGGCGGTGCCACAAGTCCCCCTCTTCGGCCGTGCCCGAACCGTGTTCCCCCACGGCACCGTAG
- a CDS encoding integrase core domain-containing protein gives MALWQRVREEKTYQRGELIHHSDAGSQYTSFRLAEHLDAVGIAASISSVGDAYDNALVESTIGLFKTKLIKPRRPWKTLSQVELATAEWIDWYCHRRLHGEAGHIPPVEYETNYYLTTTKPQVKTTI, from the coding sequence ATGGCCCTGTGGCAACGTGTCCGCGAAGAAAAGACCTACCAGCGGGGCGAGTTGATACATCATTCCGATGCCGGGTCGCAATACACGAGTTTCCGGCTCGCCGAGCACCTGGACGCCGTCGGCATCGCGGCCTCGATCAGCTCGGTCGGCGACGCCTACGACAATGCCCTCGTGGAGAGCACGATCGGCCTGTTCAAGACCAAGCTGATCAAGCCCCGACGTCCATGGAAGACGCTTTCCCAGGTCGAACTCGCCACTGCCGAGTGGATCGACTGGTACTGCCACCGCCGACTACACGGCGAAGCCGGGCACATCCCACCCGTCGAATACGAAACCAACTACTACCTCACAACCACGAAACCGCAGGTCAAAACCACAATCTGA